The region GGTATCAAATTTCTTAAAGAATCATTATCAGAGAAAAGTGAATCCGCTGCTAAGAAAAAACGTTTCTCTGTTATGTGGCACTATTTGAACATTAAAACAGTTGGCGCTTTAATGACTGTATTCTTGCTATCGTCACTGGCGATGTCGGGCATGGAAGCGACTTTGATTTTGTTCATGGGTGATAAATTTCAATGGACGATCAAACAAGTGAGCTTTGGTTTTGCTTACATCGGTGTGATTATTATCTTCACTCAAGGTTTCTTGGTTCGTCGCTTGCTTCCTAAAATTGGTGAACGAAAAGTTCTGCGCATCGGCCTTTCTTGTTTTGCAGTAGGCTTAACGACGATTGCATTTTCAAATACTCTTTTCGGCATGGCGATTGCGATGACACTTCTTTCTTTAGGAAACGGACTTTCAAATCCATCTATCCTGGGCAGCATCAGCTTGTTGACCGATTCCAAAGAGCAAGGTGCCGCGATGGGCGTCACGCAAAGCATGGCCTCGTTGGGACGTATCATCGGGCCTGCATTGGGTGGTGCACTTTATGGAGTGTTGGCAATTGCCCCTTTCCTAACTTCGGGTGTGCTAGCATTTATCGCTTTGGCAATTGTACTTATAAACTTTAAGCTGATCCCCGATCACGCACGTGTAGGTTAATCATGGACATTTCACAACTGGGCTACTTTCAATTCAATAATTTGATCAAAGGCCGCATTCCAATGGTTCTTGTGAACTTAGGAGTTGATGTTAAATCTTTGTACGGTCAGCTAGAGGGCATGCACTTGGACAACTGCCAAATCTCTGGAACTACTGCCGAGATTGTTGAACAAGTTATTAATCGAAAATTGCCTTCACATTATCCCATCGTTTTGATCGACGAAAATGGCTCGCAGTACTCCCCGGTTGTACAGGCACTGGAAGCTAAGGGTTTCAACAACGTCTACACAGTGAAAGACGGAATAACCGGAATCGAAAAAGAACGAATGCAACAATAATAAAAAGGGGATTCAGTGATCCCCTTTTTTTATTACAACAGAACTTGGTTAGATTTCCGTCACGTTTTTTTTTTAGATCTTTTCAAACTGTTTCCGCTGTCAAACCCCAAGCACATCCACGCGAAGCACCGGCAAGCGACATAACTATTAAAGGGTTGTTGGCCATAGAATTTGTCTATAGCATAATTACATCGTTAACGGACATAACGAACAAACTAACCAAAACTTTTTATAGAAGGACATTTAATGAAAAAGTTTTTACTAGCCGCTTTGGCAACGACAACAGCAGTATCTGCAGCTAATGCAGGTTCTTTGAATTTTGATGCTCGTGGAGACTGGGATACGTCTACGTATACGGACTCTTCTTTGCATGACACAAACAAATTTTATTTCAAAACAATCCGTTTGGATTACCAAGGTAAAGTAAACGACGACCTTTCTTTCCGTCTTCGTGCTGCTTACAATAAAACGGGTGCTCCTCAAACGACTGCTGATGCAACTCAAACAGCTCTTGAGTTCGCTTACTTGCAACACAAGATGGGCGACTTCGCTTTGCAAATCGGTAAATTGGGTTCTGAGTATGGCGCTTTCGAGTCTCAAACTTCTGGCGCTGACTTGTACCTTACTTCTCAAGCCTATACTAAAACAGGCCCTGCAGGTGCATTGAGCGGTCTTTACTTGGGTACAAGCACTCTACTATACGTAGTCGGTGCGAAACTTGTTTGGAGCATCACTCCTGATCAAAACTTGTCTCTGGTTGCTTTCAAAACTCCAGACACAACGGGTGGTGCAACAACATCGACTCTTGCGGCAGAATCAAACGCGATGATGGAAGGTCTAATCTATAAAGGCGCTTTCATGGATAAATCTTTGAAAGTTATGGCTTCTTACCACATGGGTTCTGGTTATGTGACTAAAGACCAATACACTTTGGGTTCTGCGGGTGTTAACTGGACATTCCTTCCAACTTGGA is a window of Bdellovibrio sp. SKB1291214 DNA encoding:
- a CDS encoding porin; translation: MKKFLLAALATTTAVSAANAGSLNFDARGDWDTSTYTDSSLHDTNKFYFKTIRLDYQGKVNDDLSFRLRAAYNKTGAPQTTADATQTALEFAYLQHKMGDFALQIGKLGSEYGAFESQTSGADLYLTSQAYTKTGPAGALSGLYLGTSTLLYVVGAKLVWSITPDQNLSLVAFKTPDTTGGATTSTLAAESNAMMEGLIYKGAFMDKSLKVMASYHMGSGYVTKDQYTLGSAGVNWTFLPTWNAGLDYTMSDFKRDAGGAKDSIYSIIAKFAYTGWEQWTPRLELTSSQEKVETSTAANNGTNKFMGYGAVIEYKPIADTNFRYHIAYSNTTQQYSERANPANNLKDAKVDQITVGARLNADFLK
- a CDS encoding MFS transporter, translating into MTTTSNKSQLAIIFFTVFLYLVGFGVVIPIIPLLSKNFGATALQTGLLLSVYSLMQFLFSPFWGRLSDRMGRRPILLFCLFGEGLSYIMFAWARSLEMLFVARLLAGFFGASLSTASAYISDITPKHERSKGMALIGAAFGLGFVVGPALGGLLAVWGHHINEAPHFDTSFSAYWVAALCFANFLFGIKFLKESLSEKSESAAKKKRFSVMWHYLNIKTVGALMTVFLLSSLAMSGMEATLILFMGDKFQWTIKQVSFGFAYIGVIIIFTQGFLVRRLLPKIGERKVLRIGLSCFAVGLTTIAFSNTLFGMAIAMTLLSLGNGLSNPSILGSISLLTDSKEQGAAMGVTQSMASLGRIIGPALGGALYGVLAIAPFLTSGVLAFIALAIVLINFKLIPDHARVG
- a CDS encoding rhodanese-like domain-containing protein codes for the protein MDISQLGYFQFNNLIKGRIPMVLVNLGVDVKSLYGQLEGMHLDNCQISGTTAEIVEQVINRKLPSHYPIVLIDENGSQYSPVVQALEAKGFNNVYTVKDGITGIEKERMQQ